The genomic window CTTGTTAGCTTGTATACCCAACAGTGCACAAAGGAGTTCTATTTAGTGACTGACTTTGTTTGGATGTCCTTTGTGCTTGTCCCATAAGTCAACCAATTAAGTActtcctccatttcaatttgcttgtcttactttcttttttagtccgtttaaaaaagaatgcgtctttccttttttggcaactctaattccaactttccacatgggatgtttaagaccacaagattaaagggcattttggtacattctacgTATCTTTATTGTATGACCACAAGATtgaaaagtcttcctttctttcttaaactccgtgccaagtcaaaaccagacaaacaaattgaaacggagggagtaagtaCTTATTTCGACAAAACTGTCCTCCATAAGTCTGAAAAAAGCAGTTAGATATGGTCCTTACTGGAAGGAATTTTACCAGAAGAAAAGTACAATTACTCTGTAGCATATGTTGCAGGATTATATGGAGAGGTTGAAcagtttttgaaatttgttgATTGATTGAATTAAGTCCTGTTTTGGAAAGGGTAAGTGACAACAGGAAAACACTCTTTTTCTACAATAAGCGAGAGGGTACACAAGTTTATAAAGGTAAAGGAAGCTTAGAGCTTTAAATTTAACTTTAATGTATTATGTCCTGTCCTTCTTTCAAGAGGCAGAAAGACTAGATGTCTCCATCGTTGGTACAACTTCACTTACAACATTCTGACAGCTCTGATAAAAGTCTGTATCTGTAAATGTATGAATGTATTTGCATGCACTCACTTTTCCAGTTTCTGTTTAACATCTCCTCTTGCGGATGTGGTTGACTGTTGAACCCTAAAATCTATTAGCTTACAAGCTTTTGGAAAGAGatatttcttttcaaaaaaaaaaaaaaaaaaaaaaaataaaaaatctcagCCTTTAAAAGgccatttaatatttttttggaaagagaTGTGTGGACTCAAGTGCTGTTAATTCTTTGGGATCTGCAGGAATTTGTACGCATAAATGACTGTTTATGAGCCAGATCCTGATGTGGTGAGGTGGAATCTCCACCTTATAGATGTTTGTGGTATAAACAATGGTGGTTCTCTCAGAACTGTTACTCATTATGACAGGAATTCTTCTCAGCTTGGGTATGTGAGAGAAGGTTATTCTGAGCCTATGCATGTTAACGTGGAGAATGATGAGGTGATTGCCCATGCTCTTCAGGAGGAACTATCACGACTTTCATTGGAGGAATCCATAGGATCTTCACACACTGACGAAGAACATCGAAGAGCGTCAGTTCTTGCTCAGGATTGGGTTTCACCGTCAAGGAGgaattacaatttttgtaaGGAAGAGGCCGAAGTTTTATGTACACAGATTAGACAActctgctttgcatacttatGTTGATAATATTTTGGAATGTGCAGCACTTGATGGCAATGAGGAAGAGACAGATAGTAATGGAATGATTACCTTTTGCCCTCTCTCAGTTACATCATCCAACTGGGGGCATCAAGCTATTTCACCAGAGATAGAGGATGAATCTCTTCTTGATGGTGAAGTTGGGAAACGTTTGAATCAGTTGGCTGCTATCCCTGTGAGTTTTACTTGTAGCTAAACATTTTTACTCTACTCAAACAGCAGAAAAGAATGAAGTCAAAGTTGTGGTGTCTATCTGGTCTTTTGATAAAGTTAAAGTGTCTATGTGGTTGTTGTGGACAACTTAAAGCAGTCATCTATATATTTTGCCTATTTAAAATGTGTTACTTTATATGCAAAAGAGAAATGGTAGACTAGATTAAAAATATTAACAGGGCAGATGTGATTAGGCCAATCTTGATTTACCCCTAAGTTTTGGGTAACTAATCTTTTGAAATGGAAAACTATAAATCTTATCACTGTAAGTCCTTATGCTTAGAATCCCTTTAGAAACCTGTGTACTTGAGAAATGCTAAAAAGTTTTATCTCTAGCTGGTCACCTGATTATGAGCtatagtggtcatctttttttcacttttctttatttaattttaccgCATAAATTTACAGCAATCAAATACAAATAATTGGTTCATGCAGCTATTAGGCATTGATGGTTGGCCCTTTCAATAGTTTGTGATATTCTGGCATCAATCTTCATTCTTTTCTGCTGTTTGTGTAGTATGATTCTTGAACTACCCTTTTTCCCCTTTcctgtttttgtttttatgcCATTCATTTAGAACAACTGGAATTACTTTCAACTCTGTTCCCTGGTTTCCACAGCATGTTCCCAAAATTAATGGAGATATACCCTCAGTAGATGAAGCCAAATCAGATCATCAAAGGCTGATGGACAGGTAACTTTAACTTCTCTCCGGTAGCTTTTTGCTAGAAAAAGGAATTCAAACTTGTCAGATAAGTTACGTGACTTTCCTGTCTGGTAGACCTTTGTCTTCTCCAAGCTAGCGATGGACTTGCATATGAGACGGTCAACATTGCATGTTAACTAGTTTCGCCTAACTGAGAAGTAACAGCAAAATCAAAGACATCATAAGTGGGAGTAGAGTCTCACGAGGTGAGGATTGCCTGAGAAAAGATCGTGCATCTCATAATTGAGCGATGTGGACTTCTtgaacacccccccccccccaaaaaaaaaaaaaaaaaaaccccacaCCCAAGGATGGATATCTGGAGCGTGGCAATTTTTGTATGGGGGCCCAACATCGTGAACGAGAATTGAAATGGTCCGCCCTAATATCATGTAAAGAAATAgatcttgggcctaactcaaccccaaaagctagctcaaggGGTGAGGACTAAGCCATATAAAGAGATCACCCATCTTAGACCGATGTGGGACTTCTTCAACACAAATATTGCAATTTCTACTCATAATTATGCTCTAATATCGTTCTTGAGCACCCTAATTGAAATgagaggttaaaaaaaaaaaaaaaaaaaagaagaagaaaaatttaagTTGGAGTGGTGGAATGACCTCCCTTGAAGACCCTAGAATCTCCCTTCTTGAAAATCGGGAAGAGAGAATCTCCCTTATGAAAGTTATTCCATTCAGTGGATTTTATTAAAT from Lycium ferocissimum isolate CSIRO_LF1 unplaced genomic scaffold, AGI_CSIRO_Lferr_CH_V1 ctg7012, whole genome shotgun sequence includes these protein-coding regions:
- the LOC132045549 gene encoding OVARIAN TUMOR DOMAIN-containing deubiquitinating enzyme 9, whose protein sequence is MTVYEPDPDVVRWNLHLIDVCGINNGGSLRTVTHYDRNSSQLGYVREGYSEPMHVNVENDEVIAHALQEELSRLSLEESIGSSHTDEEHRRASVLAQDWVSPSRRNYNFSLDGNEEETDSNGMITFCPLSVTSSNWGHQAISPEIEDESLLDGEVGKRLNQLAAIPHVPKINGDIPSVDEAKSDHQRLMDRLEVYDLVELKVSGDGNCQFRSLSDQIYRSTEHHKFVREEVLKQLKSHRELYEGYVLMVFDEYLKKMSKAGEWGDHVTLQAAADSYGVKIFVITSFKDTCYIEILPQSQKSNRIIFLSFWAEVHYNSIYPQGEYPAGETRTRKKWWWLG